A genome region from Alistipes dispar includes the following:
- the mraY gene encoding phospho-N-acetylmuramoyl-pentapeptide-transferase: MLYHLFKYLDEVYDLPGSGMFQYISFRAAAAVILSLLIVIIFGRRIIDFLRRKQIGEEIRDLGLEGQLQKRGTPTMGGVIILVAILVPTLLLGKLDNVYVQLMLVSTVWLGLIGGLDDYIKVFRHRKEGLKGRFKIVGQVGLGVIVGTTMWLSPEIVVREKSTRPVETVYLDEEGRAVQSVRQTVVLSSESVKTTQTTIPFIKDNEFDYGWLTGGNGTATWLLYVLVAIFVVTAVSNGANLTDGLDGLATGVSVPIVAVLGVLAYLSGHIVYADYLNIMYIPQSGELVVFAAALVGALVGFLWYNSFPAQIFMGDTGSLSIGGVIAVFALCIRKELLLPLLCGVFLVESFSVMMQVGWFKYTRRRYGEGRRILLMSPVHHHYQKRGIFETKIVTRFWIISLLLAAITLVTLKIR, encoded by the coding sequence ATGCTGTATCATCTTTTCAAATACCTCGACGAGGTTTACGACCTGCCCGGATCGGGCATGTTCCAGTACATTTCGTTCCGCGCGGCGGCGGCGGTGATCCTTTCGCTGCTCATCGTCATCATCTTCGGGCGGCGGATCATCGACTTTCTGCGCCGCAAGCAGATCGGCGAGGAGATCCGCGACCTGGGGCTCGAGGGGCAGCTCCAGAAGCGGGGCACGCCGACGATGGGCGGCGTGATCATCCTCGTCGCCATCCTCGTCCCGACGCTGCTGCTGGGCAAGCTGGACAACGTTTACGTGCAACTGATGCTGGTCTCGACCGTCTGGCTGGGGCTGATCGGCGGATTGGACGACTACATCAAGGTGTTCCGCCACCGCAAGGAGGGCCTCAAGGGGCGCTTCAAGATCGTGGGACAGGTCGGGCTGGGCGTCATCGTCGGGACGACCATGTGGCTCTCGCCCGAGATCGTCGTGCGCGAGAAGTCCACGCGGCCCGTGGAGACGGTCTATCTCGACGAGGAGGGGCGTGCGGTGCAGAGCGTGCGGCAGACGGTGGTGCTCAGTTCCGAATCGGTCAAGACCACGCAGACGACCATTCCCTTCATCAAGGACAACGAGTTCGACTACGGCTGGCTCACCGGAGGCAACGGAACGGCCACGTGGCTGCTCTACGTGCTGGTGGCGATCTTCGTGGTGACGGCCGTGTCGAACGGCGCGAACCTGACGGACGGCCTCGACGGGCTGGCCACGGGCGTATCGGTCCCGATCGTTGCCGTGCTGGGGGTGCTGGCCTACCTCTCGGGCCACATCGTTTACGCCGACTACCTCAATATCATGTATATCCCGCAGAGCGGCGAACTGGTGGTCTTCGCCGCGGCGCTGGTCGGGGCGCTGGTCGGCTTCCTCTGGTACAACTCCTTCCCGGCGCAGATCTTCATGGGCGACACGGGCTCGCTCTCGATCGGCGGCGTGATCGCCGTCTTCGCGCTCTGCATCCGCAAGGAGCTGCTGCTGCCGCTGCTGTGCGGGGTTTTCCTCGTGGAGAGCTTCTCGGTGATGATGCAGGTGGGATGGTTCAAGTACACCAGGCGCCGCTACGGCGAGGGGCGCCGCATCCTGCTCATGTCGCCCGTACACCACCACTACCAGAAGCGGGGCATCTTCGAGACGAAGATCGTCACGCGGTTCTGGATCATTTCGCTGCTGCTGGCGGCCATAACGCTGGTGACGCTGAAGATACGATAA
- a CDS encoding lipocalin-like domain-containing protein — protein sequence MKKHIYSLFAAALLVFCAGCSNDDDGPAISDKGVVGEWHLTSWNHETPADFDVYVQFGADGKFDIFQKVETSAYVRYSGRFAASDSRLSGRYSDGVAWSTDYTFELSDNGDTLTMTSATEGAEVSVYTRTPIPEEVLDAPQVRSGTLPDGFRRIL from the coding sequence ATGAAAAAGCATATCTATTCCCTGTTTGCAGCCGCGCTGCTCGTATTCTGCGCCGGATGCTCGAACGACGACGACGGACCTGCCATCTCCGACAAAGGCGTGGTGGGCGAGTGGCATCTCACGTCGTGGAACCACGAAACGCCGGCCGATTTCGACGTCTATGTCCAATTCGGGGCCGACGGGAAATTCGACATCTTCCAGAAGGTGGAGACTTCGGCCTACGTCCGGTATTCCGGCCGTTTCGCCGCGTCGGATTCGCGCCTTTCGGGCCGTTACAGCGACGGCGTGGCGTGGAGCACGGACTACACCTTCGAACTGAGCGACAACGGCGACACCCTGACGATGACCAGCGCCACGGAGGGCGCCGAAGTGAGCGTCTATACCAGAACCCCCATTCCCGAGGAGGTGCTCGACGCTCCCCAGGTGCGTTCCGGCACGCTCCCCGACGGATTCCGGCGGATTCTGTAA
- the murD gene encoding UDP-N-acetylmuramoyl-L-alanine--D-glutamate ligase gives MQKKFIVVLGGGISGYGSAILAKKKGFGVFLSDSGRIADRYRERLDEWGVPYEQGGHTEERILAASEVVKSPGIPETAPIVRRIREAGIPVISEMEFAGRYIGRARCICITGSNGKTTTTSLIYKIMRDAGLNVALGGNIGESFAYSVATGDYDWYVLELSSFQLDGMYRFRAHIGVLMNITPDHLDRYDHCFQNYADSKMRIVRNMTSRDWFVYSGDDEVIWRQLPRYDLRMKQLPFAAKNAVASGAGDAFLCDGRFTAAAGKSSVEIDTAKLRIKGLHNAYNAMAAALATLAAGVAPARIRRSLYEFAPVEHRLEPVAEKGGVLWINDSKATNVDSVYYALESMKRPVVWIAGGTDKGNDYGPLKAFAREKVHTLVCMGLDNAKLLSEFAGVVPEVIPTSSLDGAMTAAKAAAREGDAVLLSPACASFDLFRNYEDRGERFKRWVNENA, from the coding sequence ATGCAGAAGAAATTCATCGTCGTTTTGGGCGGCGGAATCAGCGGCTACGGCTCCGCGATCCTCGCCAAGAAGAAGGGGTTCGGGGTCTTCCTGTCGGACTCGGGCCGTATCGCCGACCGCTACCGCGAGCGGCTCGACGAGTGGGGGGTTCCCTACGAGCAGGGCGGCCACACCGAAGAGCGCATCCTCGCGGCGTCGGAGGTCGTCAAGTCGCCCGGGATTCCCGAGACGGCGCCCATCGTGCGGCGTATCCGCGAGGCGGGTATTCCGGTGATTTCCGAGATGGAGTTCGCGGGCCGCTACATCGGCCGGGCGCGCTGCATCTGCATCACGGGGTCGAACGGCAAGACCACCACCACGTCGCTCATCTACAAGATCATGCGCGACGCAGGGTTGAACGTGGCGCTCGGGGGCAACATCGGCGAGAGCTTCGCCTATTCGGTCGCCACGGGCGATTACGACTGGTATGTGCTGGAGCTCAGTTCCTTCCAGCTCGACGGCATGTACCGCTTCCGCGCCCATATCGGGGTGCTGATGAACATCACGCCCGACCACCTGGACCGCTATGACCATTGCTTTCAGAACTATGCGGACTCGAAGATGCGCATCGTGCGGAACATGACCTCGCGCGACTGGTTCGTCTATTCGGGCGACGACGAGGTGATCTGGCGGCAGTTGCCGCGCTACGACCTGCGCATGAAACAACTGCCCTTCGCCGCGAAGAACGCCGTGGCGAGCGGCGCGGGCGACGCCTTCCTCTGCGACGGACGCTTCACGGCCGCGGCCGGGAAAAGCTCCGTGGAGATCGACACCGCGAAGCTGCGGATCAAGGGGCTGCACAACGCCTACAACGCCATGGCCGCGGCGCTGGCGACCCTCGCGGCGGGCGTCGCCCCGGCGCGGATCCGCCGCTCGCTCTACGAATTCGCCCCGGTCGAACACCGGCTCGAACCGGTGGCCGAGAAGGGCGGCGTGTTGTGGATCAACGACTCGAAGGCCACGAACGTCGATTCGGTCTACTACGCGCTGGAGAGCATGAAGCGGCCCGTGGTGTGGATCGCCGGAGGCACGGACAAGGGCAACGATTACGGGCCGCTGAAGGCGTTCGCCCGCGAGAAGGTGCACACGCTCGTCTGCATGGGGCTGGACAACGCCAAGCTCCTGAGCGAATTTGCGGGGGTGGTTCCCGAGGTGATTCCGACCTCTTCGCTCGACGGGGCGATGACGGCGGCGAAGGCCGCGGCCCGGGAGGGCGACGCGGTGCTGCTGTCGCCCGCCTGCGCGAGCTTCGACCTGTTCCGCAACTACGAGGACCGCGGCGAACGTTTCAAGCGCTGGGTGAACGAAAATGCCTGA
- a CDS encoding RNA-binding S4 domain-containing protein, translating to MDDIRLDKYLWAVRVFKTRSDAADAIRTNKVTVNGSFAKPSREVKIGDLIAVRKRQVTYSYKVLGLVSSRQGARNVPDYCLDVTPQEELAKLDVPRETIFVFRDRGTGRPTKKERRELDTLMDEVFYDDGEDE from the coding sequence ATGGACGACATTCGTTTGGACAAATACCTTTGGGCCGTGCGGGTTTTCAAGACCCGCAGCGATGCGGCGGACGCCATCCGCACCAACAAGGTGACGGTGAACGGCTCCTTCGCCAAGCCCTCGCGCGAAGTGAAGATCGGCGACCTGATCGCCGTGCGCAAACGGCAGGTGACCTATTCGTACAAGGTGCTCGGGCTGGTGTCGAGCCGCCAGGGGGCCAGAAACGTTCCGGATTACTGCCTCGACGTCACGCCGCAGGAGGAGCTGGCGAAGCTCGACGTGCCGCGCGAGACGATCTTCGTCTTCCGCGACCGCGGTACGGGCCGCCCCACCAAGAAGGAGCGGCGCGAGCTGGATACGCTCATGGACGAAGTATTTTACGACGACGGGGAGGACGAGTAG
- a CDS encoding FtsW/RodA/SpoVE family cell cycle protein, giving the protein MEREEYGYDERTAAETARDAAPRRRGAPAETPPGGRRGAAGDSGPAADDTGAAGGGAARLDLFTGDRVLWIIVAALAVISVLVVYSSTAKMAYDAHTARTTAHFLRQQLMILAASLVVMFAVQKINCRIYNYFARPVYFLSVLLTVAVYFIGSTTNGAARWIPLGPFQFQPSEALKVATVLFLAQQLAGRQSKIDKIRIVPTWRFWTWRSSPAQRKIWREGTWPILMPVAVSCLVIFPAHTSSAVLVAMASWVMMLIGRVRFGELMKLVGWGVAAIAVVMTLNLGRSETAEGRVSTWIHLWTSSQVDKPIEHLTDTERSMIAIHNGGILGEGAGQSAMRVEMIHPESDYAYAFFVEEYGLLLAVVLLMLYLWIFFRAIEIFRRCGTAFPGLLVLGLALLITCQALLHVMVTVNLIPETGQTLPLISRGGSSTLFTTIALGMILSVSRQNDEQSHDRPRAETLYER; this is encoded by the coding sequence ATGGAGCGGGAGGAATACGGATACGACGAACGGACGGCGGCGGAAACGGCCCGCGATGCCGCGCCGCGCCGCCGGGGCGCCCCGGCGGAGACGCCGCCGGGAGGGCGCCGCGGTGCTGCGGGCGACTCCGGACCCGCTGCGGACGATACCGGTGCGGCCGGCGGAGGTGCGGCGCGGCTCGACCTCTTCACGGGCGACCGCGTGCTGTGGATCATCGTCGCCGCGCTGGCGGTGATCTCCGTGCTGGTGGTCTATTCCTCGACGGCCAAGATGGCCTACGACGCGCACACGGCCCGCACGACGGCGCACTTCCTGCGCCAGCAGCTGATGATCCTCGCGGCGAGCCTCGTGGTGATGTTCGCCGTGCAGAAGATCAACTGCCGCATCTACAACTACTTCGCCCGCCCCGTCTATTTCCTCTCGGTGCTGCTGACCGTCGCCGTCTATTTCATCGGCTCGACGACCAACGGCGCAGCGCGCTGGATTCCGCTCGGGCCCTTCCAGTTCCAGCCGTCGGAGGCGCTGAAGGTCGCCACGGTGCTGTTCCTCGCGCAGCAGCTGGCCGGGAGGCAGTCGAAGATCGACAAGATCCGCATCGTCCCCACGTGGCGGTTCTGGACCTGGCGCTCGTCGCCCGCGCAGCGGAAAATCTGGCGCGAGGGGACATGGCCGATTCTCATGCCCGTCGCGGTGTCGTGTCTGGTGATCTTCCCGGCGCACACCTCGTCGGCCGTGCTGGTGGCCATGGCCTCTTGGGTGATGATGCTCATCGGACGGGTGCGTTTCGGCGAGCTGATGAAGCTCGTGGGATGGGGCGTCGCGGCCATCGCGGTGGTCATGACGCTCAACCTCGGACGCAGCGAGACGGCCGAAGGGCGCGTCTCGACGTGGATTCACCTCTGGACCTCGTCGCAGGTCGATAAGCCGATCGAGCACCTCACGGACACCGAACGTTCGATGATCGCCATTCACAACGGCGGAATCTTGGGCGAAGGGGCCGGACAGAGCGCCATGCGCGTGGAGATGATCCACCCCGAGAGCGACTACGCCTATGCCTTCTTCGTCGAGGAGTACGGGCTGCTGCTGGCCGTGGTGCTGCTGATGCTCTACCTGTGGATTTTCTTCCGCGCCATCGAGATCTTCCGGCGCTGCGGCACGGCCTTTCCGGGGCTGCTGGTGCTGGGGCTGGCGCTGCTCATCACCTGCCAGGCGCTGCTGCACGTCATGGTGACGGTGAATCTGATTCCCGAGACGGGCCAGACCCTGCCGCTCATCTCGCGCGGCGGCTCCTCGACCCTCTTCACGACCATCGCGCTGGGGATGATCCTGAGCGTCAGCCGTCAAAACGACGAGCAGTCGCACGACAGACCCCGCGCCGAGACGCTCTACGAGCGGTAA
- a CDS encoding UDP-N-acetylmuramoyl-L-alanyl-D-glutamate--2,6-diaminopimelate ligase — MKRLKDILEGTPVGALYGDPEIAVGGLAFDSRAVRAGDCFFAVPGTQADGHDFIPAAVGRGAAAVVCERMPSEPAAGVTYVCVGDAAGALADMAAAFYGHPSRELKLVGVTGTNGKTTTATLLYDLVRALGYRAGLISTVVYRIDGREIGATHTTPDPIRLNAMMREMADAGCEFCFMECSSHAIVQERTRGLVFAGGIFSNLTHDHLDYHKTFAEYIRAKKRFFDGLPAGAFALTNADDRNGRVMVQNTVARVSTYSLRSMADFRCRIVETHLDGMLLRIDGAEVWVGLLGRFNAYNLLAVYGAASLLGLDRGEVLRTLSALHPVSGRFEVIRAENGTVAVVDYAHTPDALENVLRTIGELRTPAQQLFAVCGCGGDRDRTKRPEMAQIAVKYASTAIFTSDNPRHESPEAILDEMTAGLDPSVRYLRIADRAEAIRTAVMLSRPGDILLVAGKGHETYQIVGDEKRHFDDREEVRRAFAALSKPEKRN, encoded by the coding sequence ATGAAAAGACTGAAGGATATTTTGGAAGGGACGCCCGTCGGGGCGTTGTACGGCGATCCGGAGATCGCCGTGGGAGGACTCGCGTTCGATTCGCGCGCCGTGCGAGCGGGCGACTGTTTCTTCGCCGTGCCGGGAACGCAGGCCGACGGCCACGACTTCATTCCGGCGGCCGTCGGACGGGGCGCCGCGGCGGTGGTTTGCGAGCGGATGCCCTCCGAGCCGGCTGCCGGGGTGACCTACGTGTGCGTCGGCGATGCGGCCGGGGCGCTGGCCGACATGGCCGCGGCATTCTACGGCCATCCGAGCCGCGAGCTGAAGCTGGTGGGCGTCACCGGCACGAACGGCAAGACGACGACCGCCACGCTGCTCTACGACCTGGTGCGGGCGCTGGGCTACCGCGCGGGGCTGATCTCGACGGTGGTCTATCGGATCGACGGCCGCGAAATCGGGGCGACGCACACGACGCCCGACCCGATCCGCCTGAACGCCATGATGCGCGAGATGGCCGACGCCGGGTGCGAATTCTGCTTCATGGAGTGCTCCTCGCACGCCATCGTGCAGGAGCGCACGCGGGGGCTCGTCTTCGCGGGCGGTATCTTCTCGAATCTGACGCACGACCACCTCGACTACCACAAGACCTTCGCCGAATACATCCGGGCGAAGAAGCGCTTCTTCGACGGCCTGCCCGCGGGGGCCTTCGCGCTGACGAACGCCGACGACCGCAACGGCCGCGTCATGGTGCAGAACACCGTGGCGAGGGTGAGCACCTATTCGCTGCGGTCGATGGCCGATTTCCGCTGCCGGATCGTCGAGACGCACCTCGACGGGATGCTGCTGCGCATCGACGGCGCGGAGGTGTGGGTCGGACTGCTCGGACGGTTCAACGCCTACAACCTGCTGGCCGTTTACGGTGCGGCGTCGCTGCTGGGGCTCGACCGCGGGGAGGTGCTGCGCACGCTTTCGGCGCTGCACCCCGTGAGCGGCCGGTTCGAGGTGATCCGTGCGGAGAACGGGACCGTCGCGGTGGTGGACTACGCCCATACGCCCGATGCGCTGGAGAACGTGCTGCGGACGATCGGCGAGCTGCGCACCCCTGCGCAGCAGTTGTTCGCGGTGTGCGGCTGCGGCGGCGACCGCGACCGCACGAAACGGCCCGAGATGGCGCAGATCGCCGTGAAATACGCCTCGACGGCCATCTTCACTTCGGACAATCCCCGCCACGAGTCGCCCGAGGCGATTCTCGACGAGATGACGGCCGGACTCGACCCCTCGGTGCGCTACCTGCGCATCGCCGACCGGGCGGAGGCGATCCGCACGGCCGTGATGCTCTCGCGGCCCGGCGACATCCTCCTCGTCGCGGGCAAGGGGCACGAGACCTACCAGATCGTCGGCGACGAGAAACGGCATTTCGACGACCGCGAGGAGGTCCGCCGCGCCTTCGCCGCCCTTTCGAAACCGGAAAAACGCAACTGA